Proteins from a genomic interval of Spirochaetota bacterium:
- a CDS encoding glucoamylase family protein, with product MKINSETVSRPLRRLRSRLLGAGLYDGAESPLRSELYSARQMERHGKILARSHTIHPGRTPDQNLIRRLAENEAVLIDVCVLLSEAVRDNRRITPAGEWLLDNLYLIEEHIHTGRKHLPKGYSRELPRLLDGASAGLPRVYDIALETISHGDGRVDPENLGSFIAAYQTVSVLRLGELWAIPIMLRLALIENLRRVAARIAADMIKQNRAEYWADRMIEIAEKDPKSLILVIADMARSNPPMVSAFVAELSRRLQGQSSALALPLTWIEQRLSETGQTIKQLVQAEIQQQAADQVSMSNSIGSLRFLGAMDWHEFVETMSHVEQTLREDPNGSYPGMDFATRDRYRHVIEMLSRLGVLSELDVARSAIDLAAEGASKHGKEDRAAHVGFYLLDGGLGRLERMAKTRMSPARAIKKVSRRFALFLFLASIALSTAFLAWGVFALSHTDGLNGWTQALFGVLLAVCAAHPAVSLVNWLATLLAHPDLLPRMDFSRGIPPEYRTLVVIPTMITSPGAVEDLAEALEVRFLANRDDSLHFALLTDFRDAERETLPEDEALVGLARDKIAALNRKYRGETNDTFFLFHRPRLWNPRERLWMGYERKRGKLADLNSFLRGGPADRFSHIVGNTGVLTNVRYVITLDTDTQLPRDSARQFAGAMAHPLNRARFDPSRRRIVEGYGILQPRVAAILPGTNRSRYAELCGSEPGIDPYTRVVSDVYQDLFSEGSFIGKGIYDIDAFDLALKERLPENLILSHDLLEGCYARAGLLSDVQLYEEYPSSYGADVNRRRRWIRGDWQIMPWILPFVPGPDGAPVKNPITLLSRWKIFDNLRRSVTAVALTLIALAGWTLLSPAWLWTMAVIGIIMVPSLLISILDLFKKSKDMLLRQHFTAMLGSAGSRLAQGLFALACLPHEAWYSTGAIALSAWRLIVTRRRLLEWNTSGNAGHRGLAGSFLSMAVAPITAVSAAAYLAMSDPAVLAVAGPVLALWFASPALAWWLGRPLARPETGLSTDQTLFLRNISRKTWSYFERFVGPDDNWLPPDNFQENPVPVVAHRTSPTNMGMAVLADLGAYDFGYLTAGQLIERLSNTFHTMGTMEKYRGHFYNWYDTRTLRPLYPLYISTVDSGNLAGHLLTLRFGLLALPDHAFPWAGMLVGIGDTLGVLEDVAGDAAPAGLARLRKEIESAAPGAAPRAARAFFEQLAAYADEVAALTDADPGSETAWWASSLARHCRAALDELTFLAPWTSLRVPPDTLDSLPGIDTIPTLRELAALEAKLSPRIERRFGAGATPAEREWLTELQRVLMESGEKAGRRIAAIERLALQSNELATMEYDFLYDRGRHLLAIGYNVNERRREEGFYDLLASEARFGSFVAIAQGHIPQDNWFALGRQLTVADGRPILMSWSGSMFEYLMPLLTMPLYDDTLIDQTCRAAVKRQIEYGRQRGVAWGISESGYNMVDVSLNYQYRAFGVPGLGFKRGLADDLVIAPYASMLALLVAPAEACLNLQKLADEGFTGRHGFYEAIDYTPSRLKYGRPYAVVRSFMAHHAGMSFLSLAGVLLDRPMQKRFQADPLFQATMLLLQERIPRATAVYSHTAVLSEIKTSSAGPEMPVRIIPLPDTPIPEVQLLSNGNYHVMVSSAGGGYSRWRDLAVTRWREDGTRDNWGTFCYIRDTAGGEYWSNTCQPTLKEPSHYEAVFSEGRAEFRRRDNDIDTLTLIVVSPEDDIELRRIRLTNMSRKKRTIEITSYAEVVLSPPAADSLHPAFGNLFVQTEIVGRRHAILCNRRPRSTGEKPPYMFHLVTPRGAGTEEVSYETDRMRFIGRGNSIADPQAMDTGAVLSGSDGSVLDPIVSIRHRIALGPEENRTIDIVTGIGQTREDALGLVDKYQDRHLADRVFDLAWTHSQVMLLHLNATEADAQLFGHLAGSIIYANANLRADPNIIINNRRGQPGLWGYSISGDLPIVLLRIEDATNINLVRQLVGAHAYWRVKGLPVDLVIWNEEHAGYRQLLHDQIMGLIASGAEGDLTDRSGGIFLRHADQISAEDRILIQTVARAIITDRRGALADQINRKGAARIPVPQIAPSRTHRAEQAAGTTLPRTDLIFYNGCGGFTPDGREYIITTAPGQRTPAPWVNVLANPDFGTIISESGMGYTWAGNAHEFRLTPWHNDPVGDSGGEAFYLRDEERGHFWSPMPLPGRGATPYATRHGFGYSVFEHTERGIRSEAWVYVGLDSSVKFTVLKVHNESGRPRRLSATGYMEWVLGDLRPKTAMHITTEIDPDTGALLARNPYNTDFADRVAFFDVDDVTRSVSGDRADFLGRNGTLRNPAAMGRVRLSGRVGSALDPCAAIQVPFELADGQGREITFRLGVGRDADDAENLIRRFRGPAAAHEALEAVWQYWSHTLGAVQVETPDQSLNVLANGWLIYQTLACRMWARSGYYQSGGAFGFRDQLQDVMALIHTEPRLVRRHLLLCASRQFDEGDVQHWWHPPSGRGVRTHCSDDFLWLPLATARYVLATGDTGVLDEPVQYIRGRQLNAQEESYYDLPARSEHSATLYDHCVRALQKGENYGEHGLPLIGSGDWNDGMNTVGENGRGESVWLGFFYHYVLTRFAAIAEARGDQAFAQHSREEAVRLGEDIERHGWDGEWYRRAYFDDGTPLGSAASPECRIDFIAQSWAVLSGAGDPARARMAMEAADQHLVRREHGLVQLLYPPFDTSDLNPGYIKGYVPGVRENGGQYTHAAVWAAMAFAAMGDKKRAWELQKMINPVNHAHSPEGSATYKVEPYVMAADVYSLSPHTGRGGWTWYTGSAGWMYRLIMESLLGLGLEKDRLTLWPCIPADWDSFKIHYRYRETIYHITILQTRGAVPGTSVTVDGAPPPDMAIPLVNDHREHSVEVRINIVEE from the coding sequence ATGAAAATAAACAGCGAAACCGTTTCCAGGCCTCTGCGGCGTCTGAGGTCCCGTCTTCTCGGCGCAGGTTTGTACGACGGCGCCGAGTCGCCCCTGCGTTCCGAGTTGTACAGCGCCCGTCAGATGGAGCGGCACGGAAAGATACTCGCCCGTTCCCACACCATCCACCCGGGGCGCACGCCCGATCAGAACCTTATCAGGCGCCTGGCCGAGAATGAGGCCGTACTGATCGATGTCTGCGTACTGCTGAGCGAGGCGGTCAGGGATAACCGCCGGATAACGCCGGCCGGGGAATGGCTGCTCGACAACTTATACCTCATCGAGGAGCACATTCACACCGGAAGAAAGCATCTGCCGAAGGGATACAGCCGCGAACTGCCCCGCCTACTCGACGGGGCTTCGGCCGGCCTTCCCCGGGTGTACGATATCGCCCTCGAGACGATATCGCACGGCGACGGCCGTGTGGACCCGGAGAACCTCGGCAGCTTCATCGCCGCCTACCAGACCGTCAGCGTTCTGAGGCTCGGGGAATTGTGGGCGATTCCGATCATGCTGCGCCTGGCGCTGATCGAGAACCTCCGCCGCGTCGCGGCGCGTATCGCCGCGGACATGATAAAGCAGAACCGCGCCGAATACTGGGCCGACCGGATGATCGAGATTGCGGAGAAGGACCCGAAAAGCCTTATCCTGGTGATCGCGGACATGGCGCGCTCGAACCCCCCGATGGTGAGCGCGTTCGTCGCGGAGCTCTCGCGCCGCCTTCAGGGCCAGAGTTCCGCCCTTGCCCTACCCCTTACCTGGATCGAACAGCGTCTTTCAGAAACGGGCCAGACCATCAAACAGCTTGTGCAGGCCGAGATACAGCAGCAGGCCGCGGACCAGGTCTCCATGAGCAACAGCATCGGAAGCCTTCGTTTTTTAGGCGCCATGGACTGGCACGAATTCGTCGAGACGATGAGCCACGTGGAGCAGACCCTGCGCGAGGACCCGAACGGGTCCTACCCTGGCATGGATTTCGCCACGCGCGACCGGTACCGGCACGTGATCGAAATGCTGTCCCGCCTCGGCGTTCTCTCCGAGCTCGACGTGGCGCGCTCGGCGATCGATCTGGCGGCTGAAGGCGCCTCGAAACACGGGAAGGAGGACCGCGCCGCGCATGTCGGCTTTTACCTTCTGGACGGCGGCCTGGGCCGGCTCGAACGCATGGCAAAGACGCGGATGTCCCCCGCCCGTGCGATTAAAAAAGTATCGCGACGGTTCGCCCTGTTCCTCTTCCTGGCCTCGATCGCGCTCTCGACGGCCTTCCTCGCATGGGGGGTGTTCGCATTGTCGCATACCGACGGACTCAATGGATGGACGCAGGCGCTCTTCGGCGTTCTGCTGGCGGTGTGCGCCGCACACCCGGCGGTTTCGCTCGTAAACTGGCTGGCCACGCTCCTGGCCCATCCCGACCTTCTTCCGCGGATGGACTTCAGCAGGGGCATCCCGCCTGAATATCGCACGCTCGTCGTTATCCCGACCATGATTACGAGCCCCGGCGCCGTCGAGGACCTGGCCGAGGCCCTCGAAGTCCGCTTCCTGGCGAACCGCGACGACAGCCTGCACTTCGCGCTGCTCACCGATTTCCGGGACGCCGAACGGGAAACCCTTCCGGAAGACGAGGCCCTGGTCGGCCTGGCCCGGGACAAAATAGCGGCGCTCAACCGGAAATACCGGGGCGAAACGAACGATACATTTTTCCTTTTTCACCGGCCGCGCCTCTGGAACCCGCGGGAACGGCTGTGGATGGGCTACGAACGGAAGCGGGGAAAGCTCGCGGACTTGAATTCGTTTCTGCGCGGCGGGCCGGCCGACCGCTTCTCGCATATCGTCGGGAACACCGGGGTTTTAACGAACGTCAGGTATGTCATCACCCTCGACACCGACACGCAGCTCCCCCGCGATTCTGCGCGGCAGTTCGCGGGGGCCATGGCCCACCCCCTCAACCGCGCCCGGTTCGATCCTTCCAGGCGGCGTATCGTCGAGGGATACGGCATCCTCCAGCCGCGTGTCGCGGCGATCCTCCCGGGCACAAACCGTTCGCGCTATGCGGAGCTGTGCGGGAGCGAGCCGGGGATCGATCCGTATACGCGCGTGGTCTCCGACGTCTACCAGGATCTGTTTAGTGAGGGGTCGTTTATCGGCAAGGGGATCTACGACATAGACGCGTTCGATCTGGCCCTCAAGGAACGCCTTCCAGAAAACCTGATCCTGAGCCACGACCTTTTGGAGGGGTGCTACGCGCGGGCCGGGCTTTTAAGCGATGTTCAACTGTACGAGGAGTATCCGTCAAGCTACGGCGCCGACGTAAACCGCCGGCGCCGCTGGATCCGGGGGGACTGGCAGATCATGCCGTGGATACTGCCGTTCGTTCCGGGACCGGATGGCGCGCCGGTGAAAAATCCGATCACCCTCCTGTCGCGATGGAAAATTTTCGACAACCTTCGCCGCAGCGTCACCGCTGTGGCCCTCACGCTCATCGCCCTTGCGGGGTGGACGCTGCTCTCCCCCGCCTGGCTCTGGACCATGGCCGTAATTGGAATCATCATGGTTCCTTCTCTGTTGATATCGATACTCGACCTGTTTAAAAAATCGAAAGACATGTTATTAAGACAGCACTTCACTGCCATGCTCGGGTCCGCCGGCTCGCGCCTGGCCCAGGGGCTCTTCGCGCTCGCGTGTCTTCCCCACGAGGCCTGGTACAGCACGGGCGCGATCGCGCTTTCCGCCTGGCGTTTGATTGTCACACGCAGGAGACTCCTCGAGTGGAACACGTCGGGCAATGCCGGCCACCGGGGCCTGGCGGGTTCGTTTCTGTCCATGGCGGTCGCGCCGATTACAGCGGTTTCGGCGGCGGCGTATCTGGCGATGTCGGACCCGGCCGTCCTTGCGGTCGCTGGGCCCGTGCTGGCCCTGTGGTTCGCCTCCCCCGCTCTTGCGTGGTGGCTCGGCCGGCCGCTGGCCCGGCCCGAGACGGGACTTTCCACCGATCAGACCCTCTTTCTCAGGAATATTTCACGAAAGACCTGGTCGTACTTCGAGCGCTTTGTCGGTCCGGATGACAACTGGCTCCCGCCCGACAACTTCCAGGAAAATCCCGTCCCTGTTGTGGCCCACCGCACCTCGCCCACCAACATGGGGATGGCGGTCCTCGCCGACCTGGGGGCCTACGACTTTGGCTACCTTACCGCGGGCCAGCTCATCGAGCGCCTGTCGAACACCTTTCATACGATGGGAACCATGGAAAAATACCGGGGGCATTTTTACAACTGGTACGACACCCGGACACTGAGGCCGCTGTATCCGCTGTACATATCCACGGTGGACAGCGGCAACCTCGCCGGGCACCTGCTGACGCTTCGCTTTGGCCTGCTTGCGCTACCCGATCATGCCTTCCCGTGGGCGGGAATGCTTGTGGGTATCGGGGACACGCTCGGGGTCCTCGAGGACGTCGCGGGAGACGCCGCACCGGCCGGACTCGCGCGGCTCCGTAAAGAAATCGAATCCGCCGCCCCCGGCGCCGCACCCCGGGCGGCCCGCGCGTTTTTCGAACAGCTTGCCGCGTATGCCGATGAAGTCGCCGCGCTCACGGACGCCGATCCCGGAAGCGAGACGGCCTGGTGGGCGAGCTCACTCGCCCGTCACTGCCGGGCCGCCCTCGACGAGCTGACGTTTCTCGCACCGTGGACATCGCTTCGCGTTCCCCCGGACACGCTCGACAGCCTCCCCGGTATCGATACAATTCCGACACTGCGCGAGCTGGCCGCGCTCGAAGCGAAACTATCACCCCGGATCGAACGCCGTTTCGGGGCCGGCGCGACGCCGGCGGAACGCGAATGGCTCACCGAATTGCAACGGGTTCTGATGGAATCGGGCGAGAAAGCCGGCAGGCGTATCGCCGCAATCGAGCGGCTCGCGCTTCAATCGAACGAACTGGCGACGATGGAATACGACTTCCTCTACGACAGGGGCCGCCACCTCCTCGCCATCGGCTACAACGTCAATGAGCGGCGGCGCGAAGAGGGCTTCTACGATCTCCTGGCCTCAGAGGCCAGGTTCGGCAGTTTCGTGGCGATCGCGCAGGGGCATATCCCCCAGGACAACTGGTTCGCCCTCGGCCGTCAGCTCACCGTCGCCGACGGCCGGCCCATCCTGATGTCGTGGAGCGGATCGATGTTCGAGTATCTCATGCCGCTTTTGACGATGCCGTTGTACGACGACACGCTCATCGACCAGACCTGCAGGGCGGCGGTGAAGCGGCAGATCGAGTACGGGAGACAGCGCGGCGTCGCATGGGGGATTTCCGAATCCGGTTACAACATGGTCGATGTCAGCCTCAACTACCAGTACCGTGCGTTCGGCGTTCCGGGACTCGGGTTCAAACGCGGACTCGCCGACGACCTGGTAATCGCCCCCTATGCCTCGATGCTTGCACTCCTGGTGGCGCCCGCCGAAGCGTGTCTGAATCTGCAGAAGCTCGCGGACGAGGGCTTTACCGGCAGGCACGGGTTTTACGAGGCGATCGACTACACTCCGTCCCGTCTCAAGTACGGGAGGCCGTATGCCGTGGTCCGGTCGTTCATGGCGCACCATGCAGGGATGAGCTTTCTTTCCCTGGCCGGTGTGCTCCTGGACCGTCCGATGCAGAAACGATTCCAGGCCGATCCGCTCTTCCAGGCGACCATGCTGCTGCTTCAAGAGAGGATACCCAGGGCCACGGCGGTGTACTCGCATACCGCCGTGCTCTCGGAGATAAAGACGAGTTCTGCCGGGCCGGAGATGCCGGTACGCATAATACCCCTGCCCGACACCCCGATCCCGGAAGTCCAGCTTCTTTCAAACGGCAATTATCACGTGATGGTTTCGAGCGCGGGGGGCGGATACAGCCGGTGGAGGGACCTCGCCGTAACGCGCTGGCGCGAAGACGGCACCCGCGACAACTGGGGGACCTTCTGTTATATCCGCGACACGGCAGGCGGCGAGTACTGGTCGAACACCTGTCAGCCCACCCTGAAAGAGCCCTCCCATTACGAGGCGGTTTTCTCCGAGGGACGCGCCGAGTTTCGCCGTCGCGACAACGACATCGATACGCTTACCCTTATCGTCGTATCGCCCGAGGACGACATCGAATTGCGCCGGATCCGGTTGACCAACATGTCCCGTAAAAAAAGGACCATCGAAATAACGAGCTACGCGGAGGTTGTACTTTCTCCCCCCGCCGCGGACTCCCTGCATCCGGCATTCGGCAATCTCTTCGTCCAGACCGAGATCGTCGGCCGGAGGCATGCGATCCTCTGCAATCGACGTCCCCGCTCCACAGGCGAAAAACCGCCGTACATGTTTCATCTTGTGACCCCACGCGGCGCCGGCACGGAGGAAGTATCCTACGAAACCGACCGCATGCGCTTCATCGGCCGTGGGAACAGCATCGCCGATCCGCAGGCGATGGACACGGGCGCAGTGCTCTCGGGAAGCGACGGTTCGGTGCTGGATCCGATCGTCTCGATACGGCATCGGATAGCCCTCGGCCCCGAAGAAAATCGTACGATCGATATCGTGACCGGCATCGGCCAGACGCGCGAAGACGCCCTCGGGCTTGTCGACAAATACCAGGACCGCCACCTCGCCGACCGCGTCTTCGACCTGGCGTGGACGCACAGCCAGGTGATGCTCCTGCACCTCAACGCCACCGAGGCCGACGCGCAGCTTTTCGGGCACCTTGCCGGCTCGATCATCTATGCCAACGCGAACCTTCGCGCCGACCCGAACATCATCATCAACAACCGTCGTGGACAGCCGGGCCTGTGGGGGTACTCGATCTCGGGCGACCTGCCGATCGTCCTGCTGCGGATCGAGGACGCGACCAACATCAACCTGGTGCGTCAGCTCGTGGGCGCGCACGCGTACTGGCGGGTTAAAGGACTTCCGGTGGACCTCGTTATATGGAACGAAGAGCACGCCGGCTACCGGCAGCTTCTCCACGACCAGATCATGGGACTCATAGCCTCCGGCGCGGAAGGCGACCTGACCGATCGCTCGGGCGGCATCTTCCTGCGGCACGCGGACCAGATATCGGCCGAGGACCGCATCCTCATCCAGACGGTCGCCCGCGCTATCATTACCGACAGACGGGGCGCGCTGGCCGACCAGATCAACCGCAAGGGCGCCGCGCGAATCCCCGTACCGCAGATCGCGCCGTCGCGGACCCACCGGGCCGAGCAGGCGGCGGGCACGACGCTCCCGCGCACCGACCTTATTTTTTATAACGGTTGCGGCGGGTTCACCCCCGACGGCCGGGAGTACATAATCACGACCGCGCCCGGCCAGCGTACGCCCGCTCCATGGGTGAACGTGCTCGCGAACCCGGACTTCGGGACCATCATCTCCGAGAGCGGCATGGGCTACACATGGGCCGGGAACGCACACGAGTTCCGCCTCACCCCATGGCACAACGATCCGGTAGGCGATTCGGGAGGGGAGGCCTTTTACCTGCGCGACGAGGAGCGCGGACACTTCTGGTCTCCCATGCCGCTGCCCGGCCGCGGGGCAACGCCCTATGCGACCCGCCACGGGTTCGGGTACAGCGTCTTCGAACACACGGAGCGGGGTATCCGATCGGAGGCATGGGTGTACGTCGGCCTGGACTCCAGCGTGAAGTTTACGGTACTGAAGGTGCATAACGAATCGGGACGGCCGCGCAGGCTCTCGGCCACGGGCTACATGGAATGGGTGCTGGGAGATCTGCGCCCGAAAACGGCCATGCACATAACCACCGAAATCGACCCGGATACCGGCGCGCTCCTCGCACGGAACCCATATAACACGGATTTCGCCGATCGGGTCGCCTTCTTCGACGTGGACGACGTTACCAGAAGCGTAAGCGGTGACCGTGCCGATTTTCTCGGACGAAACGGCACGCTCCGGAACCCGGCCGCAATGGGCAGGGTGAGGCTCTCCGGCCGGGTGGGGTCGGCGCTGGACCCCTGCGCGGCCATCCAGGTGCCGTTCGAGCTCGCCGACGGGCAGGGGCGCGAGATAACCTTCAGGCTCGGCGTGGGGCGGGATGCTGATGACGCCGAAAACCTGATACGCCGTTTCCGGGGACCGGCCGCCGCGCACGAAGCCCTGGAAGCGGTCTGGCAGTACTGGAGCCACACCCTGGGCGCGGTGCAGGTTGAAACACCGGACCAATCGTTGAACGTGCTGGCGAACGGCTGGCTCATCTACCAGACGCTCGCATGCCGAATGTGGGCGCGAAGCGGATACTACCAGTCGGGCGGCGCCTTCGGCTTCCGCGATCAGCTGCAGGACGTTATGGCGCTCATCCATACCGAACCGCGCCTTGTTCGCAGGCACCTGCTGCTCTGTGCGTCACGCCAGTTCGACGAGGGGGATGTCCAGCACTGGTGGCATCCCCCGTCGGGCAGGGGCGTTCGCACGCACTGTTCGGACGATTTCCTCTGGCTCCCGCTGGCCACGGCACGCTACGTGCTCGCCACCGGGGACACGGGAGTGCTTGATGAGCCCGTCCAGTACATCAGGGGCCGTCAGCTGAACGCGCAAGAGGAATCGTATTACGATCTCCCCGCCCGTTCCGAACATTCGGCCACCCTGTACGATCACTGTGTCCGGGCCCTTCAGAAGGGCGAAAATTACGGCGAGCACGGCCTCCCCCTCATCGGCTCGGGGGACTGGAACGACGGAATGAACACGGTGGGAGAGAATGGCAGAGGGGAAAGCGTGTGGCTGGGATTCTTCTATCATTATGTGCTCACGCGCTTCGCCGCGATCGCCGAGGCGCGCGGCGACCAGGCGTTCGCCCAGCACAGCAGGGAGGAGGCCGTCCGGCTGGGTGAAGACATCGAGCGGCACGGCTGGGACGGCGAATGGTACCGGCGCGCGTATTTCGACGATGGCACTCCCCTCGGATCGGCGGCCAGTCCCGAATGCCGGATCGATTTCATAGCGCAAAGCTGGGCTGTTCTCTCCGGGGCGGGGGACCCCGCCCGCGCGCGCATGGCGATGGAAGCGGCCGATCAACATCTCGTCCGCAGAGAGCATGGCCTGGTCCAGCTCCTCTATCCGCCGTTCGATACATCGGATTTGAACCCCGGCTACATAAAGGGATATGTTCCCGGCGTGAGGGAGAACGGGGGACAGTACACGCACGCCGCGGTATGGGCGGCCATGGCGTTCGCCGCGATGGGCGATAAAAAACGCGCCTGGGAGCTGCAGAAAATGATCAACCCGGTCAACCACGCACACTCGCCCGAGGGGAGCGCGACCTACAAGGTGGAACCGTACGTGATGGCCGCCGACGTCTACTCCCTCTCCCCGCATACGGGACGCGGGGGGTGGACATGGTACACCGGATCGGCGGGCTGGATGTACCGGCTCATCATGGAATCACTTCTTGGGCTGGGGCTCGAAAAAGACCGGCTGACGCTTTGGCCCTGCATACCGGCCGACTGGGACTCGTTTAAAATACATTACCGGTACCGGGAAACGATCTATCATATCACCATACTGCAGACACGCGGCGCCGTCCCCGGCACGAGCGTGACCGTCGACGGTGCACCACCGCCCGATATGGCGATACCGCTCGTCAACGACCACCGGGAGCATTCGGTCGAGGTGAGGATCAACATCGTTGAAGAGTGA
- a CDS encoding DUF1499 domain-containing protein, which produces MRKQSTGRATSALTLALIFTGGMMMGCSGKRPGSIGVKDGRLAPCPSTPNCVSTRSEDPRHAIAPLRFSGPTAEARVRPLGALGGMKRCRMVTVGDSCIHAEFTSALFRFVDDVEFQIDAESGLIHFRSASRLGHSDLGVNRKRMESIRMAFEKSAGSKLP; this is translated from the coding sequence ATGCGCAAACAATCAACCGGTCGCGCGACAAGCGCGCTGACGCTCGCACTGATATTCACGGGAGGTATGATGATGGGATGCTCCGGAAAAAGGCCCGGCTCCATCGGAGTTAAGGATGGAAGGCTCGCCCCCTGCCCCTCCACCCCCAACTGCGTCTCGACCAGGAGCGAAGACCCCCGGCACGCCATCGCTCCGCTGAGGTTCTCCGGCCCGACCGCGGAGGCCAGGGTGCGCCCGCTCGGAGCGCTCGGCGGGATGAAGCGCTGCAGGATGGTTACCGTCGGAGACTCCTGCATCCATGCCGAATTCACTTCGGCGCTCTTCCGCTTCGTCGATGACGTGGAGTTCCAGATCGATGCAGAAAGCGGCCTCATCCACTTCCGCTCGGCCTCGCGCCTGGGGCATTCGGACCTCGGCGTCAACAGAAAACGCATGGAGTCCATCCGCATGGCCTTCGAGAAGAGCGCCGGATCAAAACTACCGTGA
- a CDS encoding cyclase family protein: MKVIDLTHPITSAMPVYPGTAQPSIERTNTLEPDGFLEHRLGMHTHTGTHMDAPAHILPGGATLDSYPAERFMGPAFMIEAFDGPCDIATLRAYEDEIRKSDFLIMRTGWGEKWGTDGYFRGFPVLGTDAADWLCGMDLKGFGVDAISVDPVEDASLPVHHVLLESGILIIENLANLGMLASPRLVFVCLPLRISGSDGAPARAVAIV, encoded by the coding sequence GTGAAAGTGATCGACCTCACGCACCCCATCACATCCGCCATGCCGGTATATCCCGGCACCGCGCAGCCGTCGATTGAGCGCACGAACACGCTCGAGCCTGACGGCTTTCTCGAGCACCGTCTTGGCATGCACACCCATACGGGCACGCACATGGACGCACCCGCTCACATTCTGCCGGGCGGCGCGACGCTCGATTCGTACCCGGCCGAACGCTTCATGGGGCCGGCCTTCATGATAGAAGCCTTTGACGGACCTTGCGACATCGCGACGCTTCGGGCGTACGAGGACGAAATCCGGAAGTCGGACTTTCTGATCATGCGTACCGGCTGGGGGGAGAAGTGGGGCACCGACGGGTATTTCCGCGGCTTTCCCGTGCTCGGCACCGACGCTGCGGACTGGCTGTGCGGAATGGACCTCAAGGGCTTCGGCGTGGACGCCATTTCGGTGGACCCGGTCGAAGACGCGTCACTTCCGGTGCATCACGTCCTGCTCGAAAGCGGCATCCTCATCATAGAGAACCTGGCCAATCTCGGCATGCTCGCATCGCCGCGCCTGGTGTTCGTGTGCCTGCCGCTCCGTATTTCGGGGTCCGACGGCGCGCCCGCGCGCGCCGTGGCTATTGTATGA